Proteins from one Gossypium raimondii isolate GPD5lz chromosome 8, ASM2569854v1, whole genome shotgun sequence genomic window:
- the LOC105792520 gene encoding DNA polymerase zeta catalytic subunit isoform X3 — protein sequence MLNSQSDSSVFSVRIVSIDHYMAPPIPGFDVCYSSFQGEKVNEVPVIRIYGSTPAGQKTCLHIHRALPYLYVPLADMLPQSTRILQEADDECTHGLALALEKALKLKGGAGSKRQHVHGCSLVRAKKFYGYHSSEELFVKIHLYYPHDVSRAANLLLAGAVLDKILQPHESHIPFILQFLVDYNLYGMGHLHLSGMKFRNPIPDLFHPRKFNCYGQKEQKVDDLTLGSGGLQADSSSDVRVSSPIWISSTIPSEWMWHVPNELDESSVQDICNVKRQSLCELEGDTTIDDILNHQFKIYTSLSQTSTDVKMVQSLIPIWEEEYKRTRMHERVLLSDPDKPLPEDVLKALSLGLGFDNKLKELCSKVENLPCSDLGFEHSVLPSADDGNLVGHTHINSEHNVPQAWSCSKEQNQLGSLPQHCKPCEKEMNTALSEDKDVSPVLLSVGEIHSSETLLPSNSKATDTEALGLLRWLATSHAAEDINSDDELVRESILTPLLPATTIDKVLEKASIDYESESQKECQDILDSVEDLIDFEGLKDSTYNSFDQTQVSSGKTIPQIDGSSDDLPLSPSAGSVTNSSKSDIKTEYKKSSQDSDKTLSIKRKRKKSLWGSLPLSVTEKGKDNLDSVGFNITEACADEIKEYLGTSFPAENNLGKTSNPLNVNIDANDCNKTEASTLVECSVRDLMRKKRSRHIGSAGCGFVRSESVHLKGEKETPIFFRPKQLDFHELHDELDKRAPGSLNHRPSITNVQEELHEAVGFKPTHSDPTDCILPWISGVYNPPQANTGNPEQMGKTSTVKLYPEKHDSAISISPCETCNSKKFDFLAASVEPVTPDADTLQSHKEIVSPDERMQQTGTSGSWCLSASSCKHEVLGMDGYILKDYNASGTSLSTDKLVLMDAMTDKKDLQNEDCGVGPGGQHGPHTGLAVDNEERPVELVGMTFCKRPPAADWNEGTTENVSHTHTTRYWPPVFIEGNYQVASGDREETESQNNFIENKNSKFQEAALGVPTHYQNDGSFLYLLTPVFSPPSANSVYGWLSCVDKGASKQRNALSAESPSLTGSSECLIALENSSPVNYNEDLIETTSKYHTGSIWEQGHPEKNVVLGSEVKPCCDESTCLSEGKVTKVNSCSDGSQDLSQISGPDGKSLPTPLSKIGFRDPASVGAGQQLTVLSLEVHTESRGDLRPDPRFDAITVIALAIQNDNDYVTEVYVLLYSNTGFCQRSLDGISGFKVFVFDEEKHLFGQFMKVLCSLDPDILMGWDVQGSSLGFLAERASYLGIGLLNKISRTPSETKIKAEETSISEEGLEDELLLKPLVADNIVTEDAIIEDEWGRTHASGVHVGGRIVLNVWRLMRSEVKLNMYTVEAVSESVLGRKIPSIPCKVLTKWFSSGPAQARYRCVEYVVERAKLNLEMMNQLDMINRTSELARVFGIDFFSVLSRGSQFRVESMFLRLAHTQNYLAVSPGNQQVACQPAMECLPLVMEPESGFYADPVVVLDFQSLYPSMIIAYNLCFCTCLGKIANSEVNTLGVSSYAPDPTVLRDLKDQLLLTPNGVMYVPSKVRKGVLPRLLEEILSTRIMVKQAMKNLTPSQKVLQRIFNARQLALKLIANVTYGYTAAGFSGRMPCAELADSIVQCGRGTLEKAISYVNAHEKWMANVIYGDTDSMFVLLKGRTVEESFKIGREIATAITAMNPYPVTLKMEKVYHPCFLLTKKRYVGYSYESPGQVKPIFDAKGIETVRRDTCGAVAKTLEQSLKLFFEHQDISKVRAYLHRQWTRILSGRVSLQDFVFAKEVRLGTYSTKVSSLPPAAIVAAKAMRADPRAEPRYAERVPYVVIHGEPGARLVDMVVDPLEILAINSPYRLNDLYYINKQIIPALQRVFGLVGGDLNRWFSEMPRPAREAFGKCGVHALNPQRTRIDYYYLSKHCILCGELVQASTHLCSKCSENKTAVVAAITGRTSKLEREMQHLVAICRHCGGGDWLVESGVKCHSLACSVFYERRKVQKELQGLSAVATDKGLYPKCMVEWF from the exons ATGTTGAATTCGCAGTCAGATTCGAGCGTTTTCAGCGTTCGAATCGTGTCCATCGATCATTACATGGCACCGCCAATCCCTGGCTTCGATGTTTGCTACAGTAGCTTTCAAG gtgAAAAAGTTAATGAAGTTCCTGTTATTCGAATTTATGGTTCGACACCGGCTGGTCAGAAGACTTGTTTGCATATTCATAGA GCTTTGCCCTATTTATATGTTCCATTGGCAGATATGTTACCTCAGAGCACTCGTATACTCCAAGAAG CAGATGATGAATGCACACATGGCTTAGCTCTTGCCTTAGAAAAAGCCTTGAAG CTTAAAGGTGGTGCTGGTTCGAAACGGCAGCATGTCCATGGCTGCAGCCTTGTACGAGCAAAGAAATTTTATGGTTATCATTCATCTGAGGAGCTATTTGTGAAGATTCACCT CTACTATCCACATGATGTCTCTCGTGCTGCCAATCTTCTTTTG GCAGGTGCTGTGCTGGATAAAATCTTACAGCCTCATGAATCGCACATTCCATTTATTCTCCAGTTTCTT GTGGATTACAACTTGTATGGGATGGGTCATCTTCATTTATCAGGGATGAAGTTTCGTAATCCCATACCTGATCTTTTCCATCCAAGAAAATTTAATTGCTATGGTCAAAAGGAGCAGAAGGTGGATGACTTGACATTGGGTTCTGGTGGTTTGCAG GCAGATTCAAGTTCTGATGTGCGCGTAAGTTCTCCAATTTGGATATCTTCCACAATTCCAAGTGAATGGATGTGGCATGTTCCAAATGAACTTGATGAATCTTCAGTCCAAGACATTTGCAATGTTAAACGTCAAAGTTTATGTGAACTTGAGGGAGATACTACTATAGATG ACATTCTTAACCaccaattcaaaatatatacatcTCTATCACAGACCTCTACCGATGTGAAAATGGTTCAGTCACTTATTCCGATTTGGGAG GAGGAGTATAAAAGGACAAGGATGCATGAGAGAGTTCTACTATCTGACCCTGACAAGCCACTTCCTGAAGATGTTCTAAAAGCTCTCTCACTTGGTCTTGGATTTGACAACAAACTAAAGGAATTGTGCAGCAAAGTTGAAAATTTGCCTTGCAGTGACTTGGGATTTGAACACTCAGTCCTGCCTTCTGCTGATGATGGAAATTTGGTTGGACATACACATATCAATTCAGAGCACAATGTTCCACAAGCTTGGAGTTGTTCGAAAGAACAAAACCAGCTAGGATCTCTCCCTCAACACTGTAAGCCATGTGAAAAGGAGATGAATACTGCATTATCTGAAGACAAAGATGTATCTCCTGTACTACTGTCTGTTGGTGAAATTCATTCATCGGAAACGCTACTGCCCTCTAACTCAAAG GCTACAGATACAGAAGCTTTGGGGCTTTTGAGGTGGCTTGCCACTTCTCATGCTGCTGAAGATATAAACTCAGATGATGAGCTTGTTCGTGAGTCTATTCTGACTCCTTTGTTACCTGCAACAACCATTGATAAGGTGCTAGAGAAAGCCAGTATAGATTATGAGAGTGAATCACAGAAGGAATGTCAGGATATTCTTGATTCAGTTGAGGATTTAATCGACTTTGAGGGTCTGAAGGATAGTACTTACAATTCTTTTGATCAAACCCAAGTCTCATCAGGCAAAACTATTCCCCAAATAGATGGGTCCAGTGATGATCTACCTTTATCACCTTCTGCAGGATCAGTTACAAATTCATCGAAAAGTGACATAAAAACTGAATATAAGAAGTCTTCACAGGATAGTGATAAAACATTAAGTATCAAACGCAAAAGGAAAAAATCTTTATGGGGCTCTTTACCTCTTTCCGTGACAGAAAAGGGGAAGGATAACTTGGATAGTGTTGGTTTCAACATTACTGAAGCATGTGCAGATgaaattaaagaatatttagGCACAAGTTTCCCAGCTGAAAATAATTTGGGGAAAACTTCAAATCCTTTAAATGTAAATATAGATGCCAACGATTGCAATAAAACAGAAGCAAGCACATTAGTTGAATGCTCTGTACGGGATTTGATGAGAAAAAAGCGAAGCCGCCACATTGGGTCTGCTGGTTGTGGATTTGTTAGGAGTGAAAGTGTTCATCTGAAGGGCGAAAAGGAAACACCTATTTTCTTTCGCCCAAAACAATTAGATTTTCATGAGTTACATGATGAGCTTGACAAGAGGGCCCCTGGTTCTCTCAACCATAGGCCATCAATTACCAATGTACAAGAAGAACTTCACGAGGCCGTTGGCTTCAAACCTACCCATTCTGATCCGACAGATTGTATTCTACCCTGGATTTCTGGCGTTTATAATCCACCACAGGCTAACACAGGCAATCCTGAACAAATGGGTAAGACGTCAACAGTGAAGCTTTACCCGGAGAAACATGACTCAGCAATTTCTATTAGCCCTTGTGAAACTTGTAACAGTAAAAAGTTTGACTTTCTAGCAGCTTCTGTAGAACCCGTAACTCCTGATGCAGACACTTTACAATCCCATAAGGAGATAGTTTCTCCTGATGAGAGAATGCAGCAAACAGGGACTAGTGGCTCTTGGTGTTTGTCAGCGTCTTCATGTAAGCATGAAGTGCTTGGAATGGATGGTTACATTCTCAAAGATTACAATGCGAGTGGAACTTCCTTATCTACTGACAAACTTGTGCTCATGGATGCAATGACTGACAAAAAAGATTTGCAGAATGAAGATTGTGGTGTTGGTCCTGGTGGACAACATGGTCCCCATACTGGCTTGGCTGTTGACAATGAGGAAAGACCTGTGGAGTTAGTTGGCATGACCTTCTGCAAGAGACCCCCAGCAGCAGATTGGAATGAAGGAACTACTGAAAATGTTTCACATACACATACTACCAGATATTGGCCTCCAGTTTTTATTGAGGGGAATTATCAAGTAGCATCAG GGGACAGAGAAGAGACGGAAAGTCAAAACAACTTCATTGAAAATAAGAACTCTAAATTTCAAGAAGCTGCCTTGGGCGTCCCTACTCACTATCAAAATGATGGGTCTTTCTTGTACCTGTTAACACCTGTATTTTCACCCCCTTCTGCAAATTCTGTGTATGGATGGCTGTCATGTGTTGACAAAG GAGCTTCTAAACAGAGAAATGCACTATCAGCAGAGTCTCCATCTTTAACAG GCTCTTCTGAGTGTCTGATTGCCCTAGAAAACTCTTCGCCTGTTAACTATAATGAGGATTTGATTGAAACCACTTCTAAATATCACACGGGATCAATCTGGGAACAAGGGCATCCAGAGAAGAATGTGGTCCTTGGTTCAGAAGTGAAGCCTTGCTGTGATGAATCAACGTGTCTAAGTGAGGGAAAAGTTACGAAAGTTAATTCATGCAGTGATGGCTCACAAGATCTGTCTCAGATTTCAGGTCCAGATGGAAAATCCTTGCCCACTCCGCTAAGCAAAATTGGATTTCGAGATCCTGCAAGTGTCGGTGCTGGGCAGCAGCTTACGGTGTTAAGCTTGGAG GTTCACACAGAATCCAGAGGAGATCTACGACCTGATCCTCGATTTGATGCCATTACTGTCATAGCTCTTGCAATTCAGAATGACAATGATTATGTGACTGAAGTTTATGTGCTTTTGTATAGTAACACTGGATTCTGTCAGAG GAGTCTTGATGGAATATCTGGGTTTAAAGTGTTTGTTTTTGATGAGGAAAAGCACTTATTTGGTCAATTTATGAAGGTTTTATGTTCTCTTGATCCTGATATTTTAATGGGTTGGGATGTACAAGGTAGTTCTCTTGGTTTTCTAGCTGAAAGAGCTTCATATCTCGGCATAGGATTGCTTAATAAAATATCTAGGACACCATCTGAAACCAAGATAAAAGCTGAAGAAACTAGCATATCTGAAGAGGGTTTAGAAGATGAATTGTTGCTTAAGCCATTGGTTGCTGATAATATTGTGACTGAAGATGCAATAATAGAGGATGAATGGGGCCGAACTCATGCAAGTGGTGTCCATGTTGGTGGCAGAATTGTCCTCAATGTCTGGCGGTTAATGCGTAGTGAAGTTAAACTTAATATGTATACAGTTGAAGCTGTATCCGAATCTGTTTTGGGGCGAAAAATTCCATCAATTCCTTGTAAAGTATTGACAAAATGGTTTTCAAGTGGTCCTGCACAGGCAAGGTACAGATGTGTCGAATATGTTGTTGAAAGGGCAAAGTTGAATTTAGAGATGATGAATCAACTTGATATG ATAAATCGAACATCAGAACTTGCTCGTGTTTTTGGCATCGATTTCTTTTCTGTTCTCTCTCGAGGTTCTCAGTTTCGTGTTGAATCCATGTTTCTGAGGTTGGCACATACGCAGAATTATCTTGCTGTTTCTCCTGGAAATCAGCAG GTTGCTTGTCAACCTGCGATGGAGTGTTTGCCTCTTGTGATGGAACCTGAATCCGGCTTCTATGCAGATCCAGTTGTTGTGTTGGACTTTCAGTCTCTTTATCCATCGATGATAATTGCTTACAATCTTTGCTTTTGTACATGCCTTGGAAAAATTGCAAATTCTGAAGTAAATACTCTTGGGGTTAGTTCATATGCACCAGATCCAACTGTTTTGCGGGATTTAAAAGACCAACTGCTGCTTACACCAAATGGTGTTATGTATGTGCCTTCAAAG GTACGCAAAGGAGTTCTTCCTCGCTTACTGGAGGAAATATTATCAACCAGAATAATGGTGAAACAAGCAATGAAGAATTTGACTCCTTCACAGAAAGTTCTTCAGAGG ATATTCAATGCAAGACAGCTTGCTTTGAAGCTGATAGCAAATGTAACATATGGTTATACTGCTGCTGGATTTAGTGGTCGCATGCCTTGTGCGGAGCTTGCAGACAGTATTGTTCAATGTGGTCGTGGCACACTTGAAAAAGCTATTTCCTACGTAAATGCACATGAGAAATGGATGGCTAATGTCATATATGGTGACACTGACAG CATGTTTGTCCTCCTCAAGGGGCGCACTGTCGAGGAATCATTCAAAATAGGGCGCGAGATTGCAACTGCAATAACTGCAATGAACCCATATCCAGTTACACTGAAAATGGAGAAAGTCTATCACCCATGTTTTCTCCTTACTAAGAAGCGCTATGTTGGCTATAGTTATGAGAGCCCCGGCCAAGTCAAACCTATTTTTGATGCTAAAGGCATTGAGACGGTTCGCAGAGATACTTGTGGTGCTGTTGCGAAGACATTGGAACAGTCATTGAAACTCTTTTTTGAGCATCAAGATATATCAAAG GTTAGAGCATATTTGCATCGTCAATGGACAAGGATTTTGTCGGGTAGGGTTTCGCTTCAGGATTTTGTTTTTGCAAAAGAAGTTCGCTTGGGAACCTATAGTACAAAAGTAAGTTCTCTACCACCAGCTGCAATTGTGGCAGCTAAAGCAATGAGAGCAGATCCCAGAGCAGAACCACGATATGCAGAGCGAGTACCCTATGTTGTTATCCACGGGGAGCCTGGGGCTCGCCTGGTTGACATGGTGGTTGATCCATTGGAAATTTTGGCTATTAACTCCCCATACAGATTAAATGATTTGTATTACATCAACAAACAGATAATCCCAGCATTGCAGAGAGTTTTTGGGCTTGTTGGTGGTGACTTGAACCGATGGTTCTCAGAAATGCCCCGCCCTGCCAGGGAAGCTTTTGGTAAATGTGGCGTACATGCTCTAAATCCACAGCGAACAAGAATTGATTACTATTATCTTTCAAAACATTGTATACTCTGCGGTGAATTGGTTCAAGCATCAACCCATCTGTGTAGTAAATGTTCTGAAAACAAAACTGCAGTTGTAGCTGCTATAACTGGGAGGACATCGAAACTAGAGAGAGAAATGCAGCACCTTGTTGCT ATATGCCGGCACTGTGGAGGAGGGGACTGGCTTGTGGAGAGTGGGGTAAAGTGCCATTCACTAGCGTGCTCGGTTTTCTATGAGAGGCGTAAAGTTCAGAAGGAACTTCAAGGTCTGTCTGCCGTTGCCACTGATAAAGGTTTGTATCCCAAGTGTATGGTGGAGTGGTTTTAA